DNA sequence from the Methanofastidiosum sp. genome:
ACTCTGGACTGGGATAAAGCCATCTTTTGAAAAGATGGAGAAATTTTCTAAAGAAGCCTTAGGGATAAGGGGCGAGGACAATGAAAATTAAAGAAATAAAATCTATTAATTTTGATATAGATGTTAAAATAAAGGCCCCGCCTTCAAAAAGTTATACCCACAGAGCCCTCTTTGTATCTGCACTAGCAGAAGGGAGATCAAAAATTATAGATCCACTTATCTCAGATGATACTAACTATACAATCACGTGCTTAAAACAACTTGGAATAAAAATAAAAAAAGAATCCATCCGTGGGAGAATTATTTTCAATATAGAAGGTGGAAGGAATAATCTAAAAGAACCATCCACCTCCCTATACATTGGAAATTCTGGGACGACCCTTAGATTTCTTATGGCGATATCATCACTTGTAAAAGGAGTTGTTACAATTGATGGGAATGAGGAAGTAAAAAAGAGGCCTGTGAAGGGCCTTGAAGATTCTCTAAATAAACTTGGTATTGCTATTGATTCAAACAAAGGATGCCCACCAGTTAGAATCTCTTCAAATGGAACTATTGGTGGGGAAACAGTAATTGAATCAAGAGAAAGCAGTCAGTATCTAAGCGCTTTGCTAATGGCATCACCATATGCATATCCTTACATGAAAATCAAAGTATCTGGACAAGTTCCATCAAGCCCCTATGTAGAGATGACACTAGATGTAATGGAAAAGTTTGGTGTTCGAGTTCAACGAAAAGACTTTTCAGAATTTTATACTTCTCCCGGGAAATACGCTGGCCAGGAGTATATCGTTGAAGGGGATTTTTCAAATAGCTCTTACTTTATGGCGATTGCAGCTATCAGTGGCGGTAGAGTAGTCATTGAGAATCTAAATAAAAATTCAAAGCA
Encoded proteins:
- the aroA gene encoding 3-phosphoshikimate 1-carboxyvinyltransferase encodes the protein MKIKEIKSINFDIDVKIKAPPSKSYTHRALFVSALAEGRSKIIDPLISDDTNYTITCLKQLGIKIKKESIRGRIIFNIEGGRNNLKEPSTSLYIGNSGTTLRFLMAISSLVKGVVTIDGNEEVKKRPVKGLEDSLNKLGIAIDSNKGCPPVRISSNGTIGGETVIESRESSQYLSALLMASPYAYPYMKIKVSGQVPSSPYVEMTLDVMEKFGVRVQRKDFSEFYTSPGKYAGQEYIVEGDFSNSSYFMAIAAISGGRVVIENLNKNSKQADKVFVEILEKMGCEVSWINNSLTLKGRELRGIEIDMNKSPDIVPTLAVVAAFAEGPTKIYNIETLRFKETDRLSAVANELSKIGCKVEEGSDNIIIIPGKLSGAKIETYKDHRMAMSFAVAGLFIEGLKIIDPDCVSKSYPNFWEDFSKICGGIN